A window of Plasmodium brasilianum strain Bolivian I chromosome 8, whole genome shotgun sequence contains these coding sequences:
- a CDS encoding hypoxanthine-guanine phosphoribosyltransferase — MKMKIPNNPGAGEDALDPIYIKDDDGYDIDTFLVPVHYKSYLTKVLIPNGILKNRIEKLAFDIKRVYRNEEFHVICLLKGSRGFFSALLKYLNRIHNYSSSESPKHLYIEHYVRVKSYSNDHSSDRLEIVSEDLSCLKDKHVLIVEDIIDTGKTLLKFCEYLKKFEVKTVAVTCLFIKRTPLWNGFKADFVGFSIPDAFVVGYSLDYNEIFRDLDHLCLVNEEGLKKFKNMNL, encoded by the exons atgaagatgaAAATTCCAAATAa TCCAGGAGCAGGAGAAGATGCACTCGACCCAATTTACATAAAGGATGATGATGGTTACGATATTGATACCTTTTTAGTGCCTGTTCACtataaa AGCTATCTGACGAAAGTGTTAATTCCAAAtggaattttaaaaaatagaatagaaaaattagCTTTTGATATAAAAAGGGTATATAGAAACGAGGAGTTTCATGTGATTTGCTTATTGAAAGGGTCAAGAGGATTCTTTAGTGCTctcttaaaatatttaaatagaaTTCATAATTACAGTTCGAGTGAATCACCAAAACACTTATATATTGAACATTATGTACGTGTTAAATCGTATTCTAATGATCATTCGTCGGATAGACTTGAAATAGTGAGTGAGGACTTATCTTGTTTAAAAGATAAACATGTTTTAATTGTAGAAGATATAATAGATACAGGTAAAACattgttaaaattttgtgaatatttaaaaaagtttgAAGTTAAAACAGTTGCAGTTACTtgcttatttattaaaagaacaCCTTTGTGGAATGGCTTTAAGGCAGACTTCGTTGGGTTCTCTATACCAGATGCTTTTGTTGTAGGATATAGCTTAgattataatgaaatatttaggGACCTTGATCACTTATGTTTAGTTAATGAAGAGGGATTAAAgaagtttaaaaatatgaacctTTGA
- a CDS encoding phosphoglucomutase, with protein sequence MDRTNSEELATMLNLWDVFKKPKYLVDKTEEVINKYNEDELKKLFLNRLNFGTAGLRGKMGVGFNAMNVVTIMQTTQGLCTYLINTYGLNLCKNRGIIFGFDGRYHSESFAHVAAAVCLSKGFRVYLFGQTVATPILCYSNLKKNCLCGVMVTASHNPKLDNGYKVYAANGAQIIPPVDKLISECILNNLNPWCGIYEYLNEEFYLKDTSLVEDIYFEMYDSFMSDMKNEFNFNCYRNSRTKLVIVYSPMHGIGRKFVQGIMHIVGFNNLLTVPLQALPDADFSTVTFPNPEEKGALDLSMQLADLVNSPIVVANDPDADRFACAEKFNNKWYVFSGDELGIIFAYHLMKQNEKKNIDKSKHVFICTVVCSRMLKKLCETYGYRYDETLTGFKWLINKAIEYNDKNYTTLYCYEEALGHALTRHVMDKCGISALAYWIEIAVYLYENNLTFHDYLEIVRKEIGYFVSNNGYYTVLDPNDIVSIFNEFRSNGSYKTSLGSYKIVRIRDLTTGYDSTTHDKKSLIAPTPDSQNITLHFENTAVLTIRASGTEPKVKWYSEISRGNYEEAKKEIDALINEVLPVFMQPHKFNIKKC encoded by the coding sequence GCAACAATGCTGAATTTATGGGATGTGTTTAAAAAGCCAAAGTATTTAGTTGATAAAACTGAAGaagttataaataaatacaatgaggatgaattaaaaaaattatttctaaataGGCTAAATTTTGGTACAGCTGGTTTAAGGGGTAAAATGGGAGTAGGTTTTAATGCAATGAACGTAGTAACTATAATGCAGACAACTCAAggattatgtacatatttaattaataccTACGGATtgaatttatgtaaaaacaGAGGTATCATTTTTGGATTTGATGGAAGATATCATTCAGAATCCTTTGCACATGTCGCTGCAGCAGTTTGTTTATCTAAAGGATTTCgagtatatttatttggtCAAACAGTTGCTACAcctattttatgttattctaatttaaaaaaaaattgtttatgtGGTGTTATGGTAACAGCTTCCCATAACCCTAAATTAGATAATGGTTATAAAGTATATGCAGCAAATGGGGCACAGATAATACCTCCTGTAGACAAACTTATCTCAGAgtgtatattaaataatttaaatccATGGTGTggaatatatgaatatttaaatgaagaattttatttaaaagatacTTCATTAGTTGAAGATATTTATTTCGAAATGTATGATTCGTTTATGTCTGATATGAAAAATgagtttaattttaattgttaTCGTAATTCACGTACAAAACTTGTTATAGTATATTCACCTATGCATGGAATTGGTAGGAAATTTGTACAAGGTATTATGCACATAGTTggttttaataatttacttaCAGTACCTCTACAAGCTTTACCTGATGCCGATTTTTCTACTGTTACATTTCCAAATCCAGAAGAAAAAGGTGCTCTTGATTTATCTATGCAGTTAGCTGACCTTGTCAATAGTCCTATAGTAGTTGCAAATGATCCAGATGCAGATAGGTTTGCTTGTGcggaaaaatttaataacaaATGGTATGTTTTTTCTGGGGATGAATTAGGAATTATCTTTGCTTATCATTTaatgaaacaaaatgaaaaaaaaaatatagataaatcaaaacatgtttttatttgtacTGTTGTTTGTTCCAGAATGTTAAAGAAATTATGCGAAACATATGGATATAGATACGATGAAACTTTAACAGGCTTTAAATGGTTAATTAATAAGGCTATAGAATATAATGATAAGAATTATACTACACTATACTGTTATGAAGAAGCTTTAGGACATGCCTTAACACGTCATGTAATGGACAAGTGTGGAATATCAGCTTTAGCTTATTGGATAGAAATAgcagtatatttatatgaaaataatttaacgTTTCATGATTACTTAGAAATTGTTAGAAAAGAAATAGGTTACTTTGTAAGTAATAATGGATACTACACTGTTTTAGATCCAAATGATATTGTTAGTATATTTAATGAGTTTAGATCTAATGGGTCTTATAAAACATCACTAGGTTCTTATAAAATTGTACGTATTAGAGATTTAACGACAGGGTATGATTCTACAACTCATGATAAAAAATCATTAATTGCACCTACACCAGATTCTCAAAATATTACACTGCATTTTGAAAATACAGCTGTACTTACAATAAGGGCCAGTGGAACGGAGCCCAAGGTCAAATGGTACAGTGAAATTTCAAGGGGCAATTACGAAGAAGCGAAAAAAGAGATTGACGCACTAATAAATGAAGTTTTGCCAGTGTTCATGCAGCCGCACAAGttcaatattaaaaaatgttaa
- a CDS encoding cytochrome b-c1 complex subunit 7, with product MSLHKEICKYIIKSGSKPIQKFEYEPTKRKTSKITELFKKFIFPSYFKFIRAPYERWQFCATTKFLREHGLMYDDMYSDKDPVIERAISLLPKDIQIKRYRRMLRGTHINFLRLYLHPSEQNYDPYIPYLAPYIEEAKFQLQEEEELLGYHPYDRRLYTGGTTGFGDLEPGMHFLVSIPNLYGAAIPHTKKK from the exons ATGTCTCTGCATAAAgaaatttgtaaatatattataaaatcgGGTTCAAAACCTATTCAAAAATTTGAATATGAACCTACTAAGAGAAAAACTAGCAAAATAACAGAGctttttaagaaatttatttttccttcttattttaaatttatccGAGCTCCATATGAAAGGTGGCAATTTTGTGCAacaacaaaatttttaagagAGCATG GGTTGATGTATGATGATATGTACAGCGATAAAGACCCAGTTATTGAAAGAGCAATTTCTTTATTACCAAaagatatacaaataaaaagatatagaaGAATGTTAAGGGGTACccatataaattttctaaGACTATATTTACACCCCTCAGAACAAAATTACGACCCATATATACCTTACCTTGCTCCATATATTGAAGAAGCAAAATTTCAATTacaagaagaagaagaattaTTGGGTTATCATCCTTACGATAGAAGGTTATATACTGGTGGTACAACTGGTTTCGGTGATTTGGAGCCTGGTATGCATTTTCTCGTTTCAATTCCGAATCTTTATGGAGCAGCTATTCCTcatacgaaaaaaaagtaa